In Fusarium oxysporum f. sp. lycopersici 4287 chromosome 6, whole genome shotgun sequence, a single window of DNA contains:
- a CDS encoding hypothetical protein (At least one base has a quality score < 10), with protein MGGLSEMRFLARSCLPPINSVHTSNTHHINRSASPTVTTSIPVASQPSYHATPLNRLQSPVLRESSVTQRAGGGFPNAVDAVTVDPRDRVAIRESLSTSSSNSTVLEAAIKKTKQLLPSPTILHEDTWSFKPMRKVSRPVLRSTSPRAIHPTRPSRDDVPDIEIQLFNHMTVIHSNTFPQFLLKTERRGSESAATAALSPQKPKCTHGGRTALTSQLPINDELCSQPAAKATAQSKKSRLPEPPRMTSTTSANVATSLFSRLPFFSLNNHANVAPVRKSGKEKKTLRKGPAAGTGHEGYGSIGAAKRRSGSISNMTRDHPSSQKTQEPGSNNSLCCVDRANPVVIENRNASSETTQSVSSQSLATEESRLSPLSHTPDSAFGTRRPSESSDSEDVEIGFPKIYPSLRSSPGDPLKLPEPISRYGYPPSPMKSSDTSVMSNESHSELQRGISHEVKSSHPVPKKLVKRPRSPRKWYWFGRPAQTQRRKQSEKVSTSAKPIGKKPPALYAMIAMSEQEDCEPTDIQDGLRIVEVYGKSSFVGVVPELSQGTPETRSSINSLVRPVEPTHLPRLENFEMKINPRLPVPEQTLMSKKPTVQPLSTRTTASRRSRLSQVGRIPKVVRNTNENVSPMSFYRPFGASKKSTTKNLEVYDPESIAKGPSPSRPSTPVPDLTTDGSTGGSPNNLSSSDSNLPALSRVEKESFAFSSCKDCEGNIGTSSSSYSGILAFSGSTAVIPQPNDSPAEDEVWNEYDDLVGEGAGKAVPSPTSSRGTPFHLEAYESKLASNEKLIETSTVVIDEDGSRKFKAATISITCSADMTEYLRAAFEPHPSPSTPISVSEFVSEYVDSNTNSEAPATGEVSRRSSRSSRKTRRSDASTSSEDGPPLAQVNLRVGSITVSKWLTFGQALFSDVRYELVPVDRSLKRHSVLVIDGLGNDDWSFYAAETYPAATFFNLSPRAPVPEELKSSSSSFPLSPLNHHQIQYVSHLDKFPFAPHSFTAVVYRFPVAAPEAYYRNILIEARRVLKPGGFIELSILDVDLNNMGNRGRRTVRRLKERINEKTPEASLGSTADLIVRLLGNVSFTTIEVARVAVPVASSFTRSDSKADEGKKDPASLSEMMNDNSPLADEGITRIVSHVGRWWYTRCYENAAESPSGKSIWSDKSLLSESGELGTSLKLMVCCARAPLERITSV; from the exons atgGGAGGACTGTCCGAGATGCGATTCTTGGCAAGGTCATGCCTGCCACCTATTAATTCGG TTCACACGTCAAACACTCATCACATCAACCGAAGCGCCAGCCCTACCGTCACCACGTCAATCCCGGTTGCATCTCAGCCTTCGTATCATGCTACACCTCTTAACCGACTACAAAGCCCTGTCCTCAGGGAATCTTCTGTGACACAAAGAGCTGGTGGAGGTTTCCCTAACGCAGTCGATGCCGTCACCGTTGATCCCCGCGATCGCGTAGCTATTAGAGAGTCCTTGAGTACATCGTCATCGAATTCAACTGTTCTAGAGGCAgccatcaagaagaccaagcaATTGCTTCCTTCACCAACCATTCTTCATGAAGATACATGGTCGTTCAAACCGATGCGCAAGGTTTCAAGACCTGTTTTGCGATCCACTTCCCCAAGAGCTATACACCCTACTCGACCCAGCAGAGATGACGTCCCTGACATAGAAATCCAATTGTTTAACCACATGACAGTCATTCACAGCAATACTTTCCCTCAATTCCTCCTAAAAACCGAAAGACGTGGAAGCGAGTCTGCTGCTACAGCAGCCTTGTCGCCTCAGAAGCCGAAGTGCACTCATGGAGGCCGAACAGCATTAACTTCACAACTCCCCATAAACGACGAATTGTGCTCTCAACCAGCAGCTAAGGCAACAGCCCAGTCGAAGAAGTCCAGGCTCCCCGAGCCACCTCGAATGACAAGCACAACGAGTGCTAATGTGGCAACCTCCCTATTCTCACGACTCCCATTCTTTAGCCTTAACAATCACGCCAACGTAGCACCAGTCAGGAAGTCTgggaaggaaaagaagactCTTCGCAAAGGTCCCGCAGCCGGCACAGGTCATGAAGGTTATGGAAGTATTGGCGCTGCCAAGAGACGCAGTGGCAGTATCAGCAACATGACGCGCGACCACCCCAGCAGTCAGAAGACTCAAGAACCCGGTTCCAACAACAGTTTATGCTGTGTGGATCGGGCCAACCCAGTGGTTATCGAGAATCGAAATGCAAGTTCTGAAACCACTCAGAGTGTAAGCTCCCAAAGCCTGGCAACCGAGGAGTCGAGGTTGTCACCTCTATCACACACTCCAGATTCAGCTTTTGGTACTCGTCGTCCCTCAGAGAGTAGTGATTCTGAAGACGTCGAGATTGGCTTCCCGAAGATCTATCCGTCGCTTCGATCTTCGCCGGGTGACCCCCTAAAATTACCTGAGCCCATCAGCAGATATGGATATCCGCCATCGCCCATGAAAAGTTCCGATACCAGTGTCATGTCTAATGAGTCCCACTCCGAGCTGCAACGGGGGATTTCTCATGAGGTCAAGTCTTCTCACCCTGTACCCAAGAAGCTTGTCAAGAGGCCGCGATCTCCTCGAAAGTGGTATTGGTTCGGAAGGCCAGCCCAGACCCAGCGGCGTAAACAGAGCGAGAAAGTCTCGACTAGTGCCAAGCCAATTGGAAAGAAGCCACCCGCCCTTTATGCTATGATAGCTATGTCAGAGCAGGAGGATTGCGAGCCGACGGACATTCAAGATGGCTTGAGGATTGTCGAAGTTTATGGAAAATCATCTTTTGTTGGTGTAGTTCCCGAGCTTTCGCAAGGCACGCCAGAGACACGATCATCAATCAACTCTCTGGTGCGGCCTGTAGAGCCAACTCATCTACCAAGGCTGGAGAACTtcgagatgaagatcaaCCCTCGTTTGCCTGTACCCGAGCAGACGCTAATGTCCAAGAAGCCTACTGTACAGCCTCTTTCAACAAGAACCACTGCTAGTCGACGAAGTCGACTTTCTCAAGTCGGGAGAATCCCCAAGGTTGTGCGTAACACTAATGAAAATGTGTCTCCAATGAGCTTTTATAGGCCTTTCGGGGCTAGCAAGAAATCGACAACTAAAAACCTTGAGGTCTACGATCCCGAGTCAATTGCCAAAGGTCCTTCACCTTCCAGACCTTCTACTCCTGTTCCTGATCTGACTACCGACGGCTCAACAGGAGGAAGCCCCAACAATCTCTCATCGAGTGACTCCAATTTACCTGCTTTGAGCCGAGTTGAAAAGGAATCCTTTGCCTTTTCGTCTTGCAAGGACTGCGAGGGAAATATTGGTACATCTAGCTCGAGCTATTCCGGTATTCTTGCCTTCTCTGGTTCTACTGCTGTGATCCCACAGCCTAATGATTCTCCTGCAGAAGACGAGGTATGGAATGAGTACGATGATCTCGTCGGAGAAGGTGCTGGCAAAGCAGTTCCCTCCCCAACCTCTTCACGAGGTACACCGTTTCATCTTGAGGCTTACGAGTCGAAGCTGGCTAGTAATGAGAAGCTTATAGAGACATCTACTGTTGTCATCGATGAGGATGGAAGCCGAAAATTCAAGGCAGCCACCATTTCTATCACTTGCAGCGCCGACATGACTGAATATCTCCGGGCCGCTTTCGAACCCCACCCAAGCCCCAGCACTCCCATCTCAGTCTCCGAGTTTGTTTCGGAATATGTAGACAGTAACACCAACAGTGAGGCACCTGCAACTGGTGAGGTATCTCGACGAAGCAGCCGATCATCCCGCAAGACAAGGCGGTCTGATGCTAGCACCTCTTCAGAGGATGGGCCACCGCTCGCGCAAGTCAACCTTAGGGTTGGCTCAATAACGGTGAGTAAGTGGCTTACCTTCGGGCAGGCTCTCTTCAGTGACGTTCGCTATGAACTGGTTCCTGTTGACAGATCACTGAAGAGACACTCAGTCCTTGTGATTGATGGCCTTGGTAACGATGATTGGTCATTCTACGCTGCCGAAACATACCCGGCCGCTACCTTCTTTAACCTGTCTCCTCGTGCTCCTGTTCCTGAAGAACTCAAGAGTTCATCTTCGAGCTTCCCTCTGAGCCCTTTAAACCACCATCAGATCCAATACGTCTCTCACCTCGACAAGTTCCCCTTTGCTCCTCATAGTTTCACGGCTGTTGTGTACCGCTTCCCTGTAGCAGCGCCTGAAGCATACTATCGCAACATTCTTATTGAAGCTCGCCGTGTGCTGAAGCCAGGAGGTTTTATCGAGCTCTCCATTCTAGATGTCGACCTCAACAACATGGGCAATCGGGGCCGACGTACAGTTCGCCGTCTAAAAGAGCGGATCAATGAGAAGACGCCTGAGGCCAGTCTTGGATCAACCGCGGATCTCATTGTTCGTCTTCTCGGCAATGTTAGTTTCACTACCATCGAGGTAGCACGAGTAGCCGTCCCCGTCGCAAGTTCCTTCACTCGCTCAGACAGTAAGGCCGacgagggcaagaaggatccTGCTAGTCTATCCGAGATGATGAATGACAACAGCCCCTTGGCAGACGAAGGTATCACCAGAATAGTCAGCCACGTTGGTCGATGGTGGTACACACGATGTTACGAGAACGCAGCTGAGAGCCCCTCCGGAAAGAGCATCTGGAGCGATAAGTCTTTACTCTCGGAGTCAGGAGAGCTCGGTACAAGCCTAAAGCTCATGGTCTGCTGCGCTCGAGCTCCTCTTGAGCGCATCACCAGTGTCTAA